The sequence GCTGTTCTGGCGCTGGACGATGGGCTTCAATGCCACGATGGAGGGGATTCACCGGTGGGCCTGGTGGTTCGCGGTCCTGACCCCGATCACCGGCGGTATTGGCATCCTTCTCACCGGGACCGTCGTGGACAACTGGTTCATCTGGGCCCAGGAACACAACTTCGCCCCCGAGTATCTGGGTGCCTATGGTTACGAAGCCTACGGTACGTACAGCGACTTCGGCGGCATCGCCCCGACAGGAGAGTGAGCCATGTTTCCCAAGTGGTTTGACAACTGGAACCGGGAGAACCCCACCAATATCTTCGGCCCCGCAGTTGCTGTCGGTGTCGCGGGATCGGCGGTGTTCGTAGCAGCGATGCTCGTGACCTGGGGACAACCCTACGCAACAGACAGCATGCAGACCGGACCCCGCGGGACCGGTATGCACGTCGCCGAATTCGTCTCGGATCTCGAGGCCGGTGATCCAACGATTGCGGGGTACTTCACCTCGGAACCGGTGGTGCCGACCGCAGACTCCGAGCGGGCCGGGGACGTCATCGAAGGGGCCGAGCCGCTCTTGGCCGACCTCTCGGTGGAGAACTACAACCGGCTGATCGAGGCGATGCGGAGCTGGACGGGTATTCCCGATCTGCTCGAACCTGGTCTGGACAACTACCAGACCACGGTCGCCCGGCGGATGATCCAGATGACCCAGAATATCAACCAGAACTGGGCGGCACACGTTCAGGCGAACGCAGAGGTGGGTGTAACCTGTTACTCCTGCCACCGCGGGATGCCGGTGCCGAACAACATCTGGTATCGGGTCAGCCCCGTGAACGAAAACGTTGCGGGCTGGAGCGCCAACCAGAACCGGGTCACGATGGCGTCGAACTTCACGTCGCTGCCCTCGGACTATCTCGAGCACTACCTGATCGAGAACGAGGAAGGCTTCTACAACGACATCAACGTCCACGATCTGGCCAGCCGTGTGCAGCAGCAACCGGGCGATCCGCTGATCCAGCAGACGGAACGGACCTACGCGTTCATGAACTACATCTCGAACTCGTTGGGTGTGAACTGTACCTTCTGCCACAACACGCGGGCGTTCTACGATCCCGGCCAGGTGACCCCGCAATGGGCCACCGCGACCCTGGGCATCACCATGGTTCAGGAAATCATAGCGGAATACCTCCTGCCGCTGCAGGATGTGTTGCCCGAAGAACGCCTGGGCCCGGTCTATGCCGACATGCCGCTTGCCGCGTGCCGCACGTGCCACCAGTACGAGCAGCAGCCGCTCAATGGCCTGAACGTCATCCGCAACTGGCCCGAGCTGGCCGTCCTTGACGGTGAGCCAGACTACTCGGCCTTCGAGTGAGCCATGAGGGCCGTGTGCCATAGCAAGTTTGACCGCGGGCGGTTCACGCCGCCCGCGGATCTGAAAGACCCTTACGTCCCTTCGTGAGGTTAACTTGACCGCGGATAGGCTCAGACCCTATCCGCGGCTTTTTCGCCTTTGGCGACCCGGTTCGAGAGGACCCTGAGAATGACCGACACACCGAACACCCCTATTCTCGATCGCGTGACCTATCCGGCGGATTTGCGCCGTCTGAGTGACGCGGAATTGAAACAATGCGCCGACGAGTTGCGCGCCGAGACGATTTCCGTGGTTTCCCAAACCGGCGGCCATCTTGGATCGTCCTTGGGTGTGGTCGAATTGACGGTGGCCATTCATGCCGTGTTCAACACGCCCTATGACAAGCTGATCTGGGATGTCGGGCACCAGTGTTACCCGCACAAGATCGTCACTGGTCGGCGCGATCGGATCCGCACCCTGCGCCAGAAAGGCGGCCTGTCCGGTTTCACCAAACGCTCCGAGAGCGATTATGACCCCTTTGGCGCCGCGCATAGTTCGACCAGTATCTCGGCCGCGCTAGGCTTCACCATGGCGCGCGAACTGGGCGAAGCCACGGGGGATGCGGTGGCCGTCATCGGCGACGGGTCAATCAGTGCCGGCATGGCCTATGAGGCCCTGAACAATGCCGGCGATTACGGGCGCCGCCTTTTCGTAATTCTGAACGACAATGAAATGTCGATCGCCCCTCCGACGGGCGCCATGTCGCGCTACCTGTCGAACCTGGCCACGAACTCCCCGCTGGCCGCCCTCAAGGATATTGCAGATGGCGTGGCCCAGCACCTGCCTGAGCCATTGCGCCAGGGGGCCGAACGCGCGCGCGAGTTGGTTACGGGGCACCCGAAATCCGCGACGCTGTTCGAGCATCTGGGATTCACCTATCTGGGGCCCGTGAACGGGCACGACATGGCCGAGTTGCTCGCGGTGCTGCGCGCGGCCAAGGCCCGTGCCACGGGGCCGGTCCTGATTCATGCCGTGACGGTCAAGGGCAAAGGCTATGCCCCGGCCGAAGGTGCCGACGATTGCTACCATGGCGTTGCCAAGTTCGATGTCAAAACCGGCGAGCAGAAGAAATCGAAATCGAACGCACCCAGCTATACCGGCGTGTTTGGATCGACCCTGACCCGCATGGCCGAGACGGACTCGCGGATCGTTGGTGTTACCGCGGCCATGCCTGGCGGTACCGGGCTGAACGTGTTGCAAAAGGCCATGCCTGGGCGTGTCTTTGACGTCGGCATTGCGGAACAGCATGCCGTGACCTTCTGCGGCGGTCTTGCCGCCGGGGGTCTCAAACCGTTCTGCGCGATCTACTCCAGTTTCCTGCAACGCGGATACGATCAGATCGTTCACGACGTGGCCCTGCAGAACCTGCCGGTGCGCTTCATGATTGATCGCGCCGGCCTGGTCGGGGCCGATGGGCCGACCCATGCCGGGGCGTTCGACATCAGTTTCCTTGCCGCATTACCCAACATGACGGTCATGGCCTGCGCGGACGAGGCCGAACTGGTTCACATGATGGCGACGGCCGCGGCTTATGACGATGGGCCGATCGCCTTGCGCTATCCGCGGGGCGAGGGGGTCGGCGTCGATCTGCCCGACCCCGGCACCGTGCTGGAGATCGGCAAGGGTCGTCTCCTGCAAGACGGTCATGATGTTGCCTTGCTCTCCCTCGGCGCACATCTGGCCGAGGTTCAGGAGGCCGCGCGCGCCCTCGAGGCCAAGGGCATCTCGGTCACGATTGCCGATGCACGGTTCGCGAAACCACTCGATACCCAGTTGATCGACGATCTGGTTGCCAATCATGCCGCCCTAGTCACGGTGGAACAGGGGTCGATGCTCGGCTTCGGGGCGTTGGTCTTGCACCACCTTGCCGCGACCGGGCAGCTGGACGGGCGTTGCGCGGTTCGACCCATGTTCCTGCCCGATCGCTTCATCGATCAGGCCAGCCCGTCCGACATGTATGAAGATGCCGGGCTGACCGCCACCGATATCGCGGCGACCGCGCTGCAGGCGATGGGTGTGGCCACGCCGGATTTCGTCGCGCCCAAGCGCGCCTGAGCCTGCCGGAAACAGAAAAAGGGACTGCCAGAAGCAGCCCTTTTTAGTATCCACCTTGCTGTTGTCAGGCGGGATCGGCCTCGACAAAAATCTTCTCGGCGTGGTCGCGCATGTAGATCTGCAGCCAGGGCGTGAACCCATCCGGTTGTCGCGCCACATCCTCCGCCAGCGTCTCGAGCGGCTGCCAGATGGTATCCATCACCTCGTCGGGGTTGGGCTGTGGCTCGGTCCCCTGTGGCAATTGACCCACGAAGATATCGACAACCTCGTGCTCGATCAGCCCGCCGCCGACATCGGCCCGGTACTCGACCGTATCGCGATAGGTCAGGGTCACGTCATGCAACCCAAGCTCTTCAGCGAGGCGTCGGCTGGCGCAGGTCAGGCTGTCTTCACCCCAGAACGGATGTGTGCAGCAGGTATTCGCCCAAAGCCCCGGCGTATGGTACTTGCCCATCGCGCGCCGCTGCAGCAACACGCGCCCCTCGCGCAGAAGGAACACGGAAATCGCCTTGTGACGCAGCCCTTTGACATGCGCTTCGAGCTTTTCGACGGGTGTCAGGCGGCCATCCACCCAGGTGGGAATGTCGATTGTCATATGCGTGTCGCCGGAACGAGGCCGGTCAGATGGGACAGGTTCTTGAAGCCGATCTTGAGATGCGCCATCGGGCGTGCCTTGACCAGTTCCTTGTTCATATAGGCTTCGAACGTCAATTGCTGAACATCGATGTCGTGGCAAAGGCTGACGAACCGTTCGCGCCGTTCATCCGACTTGTAATAGGCATCCTGCATGGCGCCCAGCACCTTGAAGACGTTCTTGTGCTCGCGCATGAACAGTTTGCGGGCCAGTTTGAGGTCACGGATGAGGCCGGTCTGCAACTTGGCCGCCGCAGCGGTGGCGGCGCAGCGGCCGCCCGCCATCGCGTAATAGATCCCCTCACCCGAGGAGGGGGCGACGACGCCCGCTGCATCCCCGGCCAAAACCACGTCGCGGCCATTGTCCCATTCATCCAGCGGCTTGAGCGGGATGGGCGCGCCTTCGCGGCGGATCGTCTTGCAATCCTGCAGGCCCGAGGCCACGCGCAGATCGGCAGTGGCCTGTTTCACATCGACCGATTTCACCATCGACCCCATGCCGACACTGGCCGATGTGCCATGGGGAAAGACCCAGCCGTAGAAATCGGGGCTGATGCGGCCGTCATAGATCACGTCGCAGCGTTCCGGATCGTAATGTGCCCCCTTTTCGGGGGCTTCGATGATCTCGTGATAGGCGATCACATAGGGGATCTTGTCACCGCCCTTGACCTCGGTTCGGGCCACGTTCGAGCGAGCGCCATCCGCGCCAATCACGATCTTGCAGGTCAGGGCGCGATCTTCGCCCGTCGCCTTGTCACGGTAGTGGACATGGGTGCCCTCGGCATCGCGGCTGATGCGCGTATAGGTCCCGGTGATCCGGTCGGCGCCGGCCTCGGCCGCGCGGCAT comes from Roseibacterium elongatum DSM 19469 and encodes:
- the pufC gene encoding photosynthetic reaction center cytochrome PufC — encoded protein: MFPKWFDNWNRENPTNIFGPAVAVGVAGSAVFVAAMLVTWGQPYATDSMQTGPRGTGMHVAEFVSDLEAGDPTIAGYFTSEPVVPTADSERAGDVIEGAEPLLADLSVENYNRLIEAMRSWTGIPDLLEPGLDNYQTTVARRMIQMTQNINQNWAAHVQANAEVGVTCYSCHRGMPVPNNIWYRVSPVNENVAGWSANQNRVTMASNFTSLPSDYLEHYLIENEEGFYNDINVHDLASRVQQQPGDPLIQQTERTYAFMNYISNSLGVNCTFCHNTRAFYDPGQVTPQWATATLGITMVQEIIAEYLLPLQDVLPEERLGPVYADMPLAACRTCHQYEQQPLNGLNVIRNWPELAVLDGEPDYSAFE
- the dxs gene encoding 1-deoxy-D-xylulose-5-phosphate synthase — encoded protein: MTDTPNTPILDRVTYPADLRRLSDAELKQCADELRAETISVVSQTGGHLGSSLGVVELTVAIHAVFNTPYDKLIWDVGHQCYPHKIVTGRRDRIRTLRQKGGLSGFTKRSESDYDPFGAAHSSTSISAALGFTMARELGEATGDAVAVIGDGSISAGMAYEALNNAGDYGRRLFVILNDNEMSIAPPTGAMSRYLSNLATNSPLAALKDIADGVAQHLPEPLRQGAERARELVTGHPKSATLFEHLGFTYLGPVNGHDMAELLAVLRAAKARATGPVLIHAVTVKGKGYAPAEGADDCYHGVAKFDVKTGEQKKSKSNAPSYTGVFGSTLTRMAETDSRIVGVTAAMPGGTGLNVLQKAMPGRVFDVGIAEQHAVTFCGGLAAGGLKPFCAIYSSFLQRGYDQIVHDVALQNLPVRFMIDRAGLVGADGPTHAGAFDISFLAALPNMTVMACADEAELVHMMATAAAYDDGPIALRYPRGEGVGVDLPDPGTVLEIGKGRLLQDGHDVALLSLGAHLAEVQEAARALEAKGISVTIADARFAKPLDTQLIDDLVANHAALVTVEQGSMLGFGALVLHHLAATGQLDGRCAVRPMFLPDRFIDQASPSDMYEDAGLTATDIAATALQAMGVATPDFVAPKRA
- the idi gene encoding isopentenyl-diphosphate Delta-isomerase, whose translation is MTIDIPTWVDGRLTPVEKLEAHVKGLRHKAISVFLLREGRVLLQRRAMGKYHTPGLWANTCCTHPFWGEDSLTCASRRLAEELGLHDVTLTYRDTVEYRADVGGGLIEHEVVDIFVGQLPQGTEPQPNPDEVMDTIWQPLETLAEDVARQPDGFTPWLQIYMRDHAEKIFVEADPA
- a CDS encoding geranylgeranyl diphosphate reductase, with amino-acid sequence MMYDVVVVGGGPSGATAAEDLARSGHKVALLDRAGRIKPCGGAIPPRLIRDFHIPDEQIVAKITTARMISPSGRKVDIPIENGFVGMVDREHFDEFLRCRAAEAGADRITGTYTRISRDAEGTHVHYRDKATGEDRALTCKIVIGADGARSNVARTEVKGGDKIPYVIAYHEIIEAPEKGAHYDPERCDVIYDGRISPDFYGWVFPHGTSASVGMGSMVKSVDVKQATADLRVASGLQDCKTIRREGAPIPLKPLDEWDNGRDVVLAGDAAGVVAPSSGEGIYYAMAGGRCAATAAAAKLQTGLIRDLKLARKLFMREHKNVFKVLGAMQDAYYKSDERRERFVSLCHDIDVQQLTFEAYMNKELVKARPMAHLKIGFKNLSHLTGLVPATRI